From Leptospira congkakensis, one genomic window encodes:
- a CDS encoding response regulator: MSKGYIICVDDEISVLETLAEQLLARFGESHIVETASSAEEALSLIDEIISSNDIVELIVSDQVMPGMKGDRFLEQVHHRAPDAIKILLTGQAGLDSAIYAINNGGLSRYVEKPWNIEELSKDIKDLLDKFRQNLENQHLIQALNRRILELESGQQ; the protein is encoded by the coding sequence ATGAGTAAAGGTTATATTATATGTGTCGATGATGAAATATCGGTATTGGAGACGCTTGCGGAGCAACTTCTGGCTCGATTTGGTGAATCCCATATTGTAGAGACTGCCAGTAGTGCGGAAGAGGCACTTTCCCTCATCGACGAAATCATCAGTAGCAATGACATCGTAGAGTTGATTGTTTCTGACCAAGTGATGCCTGGAATGAAGGGAGATCGATTTTTGGAACAGGTGCACCACCGTGCTCCAGATGCGATCAAAATCCTTCTCACTGGCCAGGCGGGACTTGATTCCGCAATCTATGCCATTAATAACGGGGGACTCAGTCGGTATGTCGAAAAACCTTGGAACATTGAAGAACTCTCCAAAGACATCAAAGACCTACTCGATAAGTTCCGGCAGAATTTGGAAAACCAACACCTCATCCAAGCTCTCAACCGCCGCATTCTCGAATTGGAATCTGGACAACAGTAA
- a CDS encoding HEAT repeat domain-containing protein yields MVRYGTSQERKQALYELTRFPKETAGELYTLVGEQLKTEKDMGMKIVLLKTVGDLDLKENKDTIISLFEDSNEDVTKQAVTSAKKMKLAEATNPLLEKVKKEDFTKNSNSLSLYISTLGELPDGKVAASFLETKFREKFNNADMRGQIALYFGAVLYAEAESALMEVAFDEIQPTTLRCYSMNTLGKLKSDTAKPKLYELLDSLKKTAGKLDAKKAQSLKIYAIGALVTMGDKEVFQELNEFARDDDSMVRLRAIEFMGSLKDPKALELLEYKRDRDPSPKVQKAAKKAIDQINGKETAPEEEKSTEEKPEEEPK; encoded by the coding sequence ATGGTTCGTTATGGAACGAGCCAAGAAAGAAAACAAGCGTTATATGAACTAACTCGTTTCCCAAAAGAAACTGCAGGTGAACTTTATACATTAGTGGGAGAACAATTAAAAACGGAAAAAGATATGGGGATGAAAATAGTCCTCTTAAAAACCGTTGGTGATTTGGATTTAAAAGAAAATAAAGATACCATCATTTCTCTTTTTGAAGATTCCAATGAAGATGTAACCAAACAAGCAGTCACTTCTGCAAAAAAAATGAAACTAGCAGAAGCAACAAATCCCTTACTCGAAAAAGTAAAAAAAGAAGACTTCACCAAAAATTCCAATTCACTCAGTCTTTATATCAGTACTCTTGGTGAATTGCCAGATGGTAAAGTGGCTGCCTCCTTTCTTGAAACAAAATTTCGCGAAAAGTTTAACAATGCAGATATGCGTGGGCAAATTGCGTTGTACTTCGGAGCTGTGCTTTATGCTGAAGCAGAGTCGGCGTTAATGGAAGTTGCGTTTGATGAAATCCAACCCACAACACTTAGATGTTATTCTATGAATACACTTGGGAAATTAAAATCAGATACCGCTAAACCTAAGTTATATGAATTATTGGATTCCTTAAAAAAAACTGCTGGTAAGTTGGATGCAAAAAAAGCCCAATCTTTAAAAATTTATGCCATTGGAGCTCTTGTCACCATGGGTGATAAAGAAGTATTCCAAGAACTAAATGAATTTGCTCGTGATGATGATAGTATGGTGCGGCTGCGCGCCATTGAATTTATGGGAAGTTTGAAAGATCCCAAAGCATTAGAATTATTAGAATACAAACGAGACCGAGATCCAAGCCCGAAAGTACAAAAGGCTGCTAAAAAAGCCATCGACCAAATCAACGGAAAAGAGACCGCTCCCGAAGAAGAAAAATCGACGGAAGAAAAACCAGAAGAAGAACCGAAATGA
- a CDS encoding LIC_11959 family protein, translating into MKGKVFFSFYIFLSIVFGISLHSEEDGRYTGPISRSEKRILDGKSEFQKSGTFPLEWKLFFKGKQGDFVVFYDLNGDEIHYRYRRNKFDLDAEFFVKDLFPGNPYRVKGEWIGYYFYSVDERGKRSSLPTPKKLPAEPKEFVDRQSIPIFKLIEYIEVRTDDLLY; encoded by the coding sequence ATGAAAGGAAAAGTTTTTTTTTCTTTCTATATCTTTCTCTCGATTGTGTTTGGGATCTCACTCCATTCGGAAGAAGATGGGCGTTATACGGGACCTATATCTCGTTCGGAAAAAAGAATTTTAGATGGAAAATCTGAGTTCCAAAAATCGGGAACTTTTCCCTTAGAATGGAAATTGTTTTTTAAGGGTAAACAAGGGGATTTTGTTGTTTTTTATGATTTGAACGGTGATGAAATTCACTACCGCTACAGACGGAATAAATTCGATTTGGATGCGGAATTCTTTGTGAAGGATTTGTTTCCTGGCAATCCTTACCGAGTGAAAGGCGAATGGATTGGTTATTATTTTTATTCCGTAGATGAAAGAGGGAAACGTTCGTCTTTACCTACCCCGAAAAAGTTACCTGCTGAACCTAAGGAATTTGTCGATAGACAATCCATTCCTATTTTTAAGTTAATCGAATACATCGAAGTCCGCACGGATGATCTTCTCTATTAA
- a CDS encoding LIC12298 family protein — translation MIVRSIQQPAYNRHKDSGLAGQGPKKGFSQNLTGKTFEEYLMEAFQGEVVQKGEWVSPGLSDLGQKNLKRM, via the coding sequence ATGATCGTTCGATCCATCCAACAACCCGCTTACAACCGCCACAAGGACTCAGGTCTCGCTGGCCAAGGTCCGAAAAAGGGATTTTCCCAGAACCTAACTGGGAAGACCTTTGAAGAGTATTTGATGGAAGCCTTCCAAGGGGAAGTGGTTCAAAAAGGAGAGTGGGTATCCCCTGGTCTCTCTGATCTTGGCCAAAAGAACCTGAAGAGGATGTAG
- a CDS encoding ABC transporter permease has protein sequence MEKVSILWALVRRDYALQYAGSFLGISWMFLQNLVLISMYALVFLVLNLKTPSTQEDFTAYLLTGLLYWIPIQELLVRGTGILTDNRTLLKRSSLGIDLFLWIPYVQFLIHSLITSIPVFLYLAYSGKLNLSGVALGYLVLVLSGLYLMLLLHYLSRLNILLKDISPLIRLVSQVVFWGIPVLYYPKGYLKEWNGLNPFTIPLDVFRSSVITGFVPQFDWIQILPFLFSFFLVYLLAKRKFQSVILDHL, from the coding sequence ATGGAGAAAGTATCCATACTTTGGGCTCTTGTTCGGCGTGACTATGCTCTGCAATATGCAGGATCCTTTTTGGGCATATCCTGGATGTTTTTGCAGAACTTAGTACTCATTAGTATGTACGCGCTGGTTTTTCTGGTGCTCAATTTAAAAACTCCCTCCACTCAAGAAGACTTCACTGCTTATCTTTTAACGGGATTACTCTATTGGATTCCCATCCAAGAACTACTCGTTCGTGGTACCGGGATCCTCACTGACAATCGAACTTTGTTAAAACGTTCCAGTCTCGGAATCGATTTATTTTTATGGATTCCTTATGTGCAATTTTTAATTCATAGCCTCATCACGTCCATTCCTGTGTTTTTATATTTGGCCTATTCTGGAAAACTAAATCTTTCTGGGGTTGCTCTTGGGTATTTGGTTCTTGTTTTGTCCGGATTGTATTTGATGTTACTCCTTCATTATCTTTCCCGTTTGAATATTTTGTTAAAAGATATATCACCTTTGATTCGTTTGGTGAGCCAGGTGGTTTTTTGGGGAATCCCTGTTTTGTATTATCCTAAAGGGTATTTAAAAGAGTGGAATGGATTGAATCCATTTACCATACCTTTGGATGTTTTTCGTAGTTCCGTGATTACAGGTTTTGTTCCTCAGTTTGATTGGATTCAAATTCTACCATTTTTGTTTTCATTTTTTCTAGTGTATTTACTTGCCAAACGTAAATTTCAATCGGTGATTTTGGATCACCTTTAA
- a CDS encoding ABC transporter ATP-binding protein, producing the protein MTSVVLENLSKDYHGFSKPWKRILTGLSFGYFGIDSKFTALRSLNLRVGSGEILGIIGRNGAGKSTLLKLITGVIRKDKGSLTVNGSVRALLELSVGFNPELSGEENVYYNGLVWGYKPSEIRELIDSIFEFAELSEFRKAPLKNYSSGMAMRLGFSLATAKRPDILIVDEALAVGDASFQQKCLKRIKEFSNLGSCILVVSHDLGLISYFCTRVVLLNKGTMLFDGNPKEAIEEYMHVLAGAAEPSSIHKSESIQNIHVSLKNPKGIDTRHHFLGEQATLRIEFQTTKPVTEGTIGFHIDSEKGIRIFGTNSHHLGKPNINLNAQERLVVEFQFPIQFGEGKYSLGVSIHKGESHIEGSYFWGESVLDFEVERGKVGKFVGVCHLPTEFVIQTLPKSN; encoded by the coding sequence ATGACTTCTGTTGTTTTAGAAAATCTTTCTAAAGATTATCATGGATTTTCGAAACCATGGAAAAGAATCTTAACGGGCCTTAGTTTTGGATACTTCGGAATTGATTCTAAATTTACCGCTTTACGATCGTTAAATTTGCGAGTTGGTTCCGGCGAAATTTTAGGGATCATTGGTAGAAATGGTGCTGGTAAATCTACACTTCTCAAACTCATCACAGGTGTGATTAGAAAAGACAAAGGGAGTTTAACTGTTAATGGATCGGTGAGAGCCCTTCTCGAACTCAGTGTTGGATTTAATCCAGAACTTTCTGGGGAAGAAAATGTCTATTACAACGGACTTGTTTGGGGATATAAACCATCTGAAATTAGAGAACTAATAGATTCCATTTTTGAATTTGCTGAATTGAGTGAATTTCGAAAGGCACCCTTAAAAAATTATAGTTCGGGAATGGCAATGCGACTTGGTTTTAGCCTTGCGACTGCAAAACGACCTGATATCTTGATTGTGGACGAAGCCTTGGCTGTTGGGGATGCAAGTTTCCAACAAAAATGTCTCAAAAGAATCAAAGAATTTTCCAACCTTGGATCCTGTATTTTGGTTGTGAGTCATGACCTTGGCCTTATCTCATACTTCTGTACAAGAGTGGTTCTTTTAAACAAAGGAACTATGTTATTTGATGGAAATCCCAAAGAAGCCATTGAAGAATACATGCACGTGTTAGCTGGTGCAGCCGAACCTTCTTCTATTCATAAATCAGAATCTATCCAAAATATACATGTCTCCCTTAAGAACCCAAAAGGGATAGATACACGTCATCATTTTCTAGGGGAACAGGCAACACTCCGAATCGAATTTCAAACAACCAAACCGGTCACTGAGGGAACAATTGGTTTTCATATTGATAGTGAAAAGGGGATTCGTATTTTTGGGACCAATTCCCATCATCTAGGGAAACCAAATATCAACTTAAATGCTCAGGAACGTTTGGTCGTTGAATTCCAATTCCCCATCCAGTTTGGAGAAGGGAAATACAGTTTGGGTGTTTCTATCCATAAAGGCGAGTCTCATATTGAAGGTAGTTATTTTTGGGGAGAATCCGTTTTGGATTTTGAGGTAGAACGAGGGAAAGTTGGAAAATTTGTAGGTGTTTGTCATTTACCAACAGAATTTGTCATCCAGACCCTTCCCAAATCGAACTAG
- a CDS encoding UDP-glucose dehydrogenase family protein, translated as MKVCVVGTGYVGLVAGTCFAEYGNDVICIDKDEKKISDLKQGIIPIYEPGLSELVERNYKEGRLKFSTSLKDGVESSEFVFIAVGTPTSDNGSADLRFVFAVAEEVGKTMNGYKIIVDKSTVPVGTADQVKAIVAKNTKHPFDVVSNPEFLKEGAAIEDFMRPERVVIGAESELAAKKMSELYSPFVLNGNPIITMSIRSAELTKYACNAFLATKISFVNEIANLCDAVGANYDDVRKGMGTDSRIGRQFLYAGIGYGGSCFPKDVRALLRTAEEVNAPMHIIQSVEDVNEKQKTRLTDKIFEHFKSTDMKGKTFGIWGLSFKPGTDDMREAPSIPLIYELHKNGAKLQVFDPASMETSKYYFDGKVEYKKDAYSTLQGADAMLLLTEWREFREPDFNKIKSLLKNPLIFDGRNQYKPTLMNELGFTYYSIGNR; from the coding sequence ATGAAAGTTTGTGTGGTCGGAACCGGATATGTAGGCCTAGTTGCTGGGACTTGTTTTGCTGAATACGGCAATGATGTAATTTGTATCGATAAAGATGAAAAAAAAATAAGCGATCTCAAACAAGGGATCATACCCATCTACGAACCGGGGCTTTCCGAACTTGTAGAAAGAAATTATAAAGAAGGAAGACTTAAGTTTTCTACTTCATTGAAAGATGGTGTCGAATCTTCCGAATTTGTTTTTATCGCGGTGGGAACTCCTACGTCGGACAATGGATCTGCCGATTTAAGATTTGTTTTTGCTGTGGCGGAAGAAGTTGGTAAAACCATGAATGGATATAAAATCATCGTGGATAAATCAACGGTTCCAGTTGGAACTGCTGACCAAGTGAAAGCGATCGTTGCAAAAAACACAAAACATCCGTTCGATGTTGTTTCCAATCCAGAATTTTTAAAAGAAGGCGCTGCCATCGAAGACTTTATGCGACCAGAACGAGTTGTGATTGGTGCCGAGTCTGAACTTGCCGCTAAAAAAATGAGTGAATTGTATTCTCCATTTGTTTTAAACGGAAACCCAATCATTACCATGAGCATCCGTTCTGCGGAACTTACAAAATATGCATGTAACGCATTCCTCGCTACAAAGATTTCCTTTGTAAATGAAATTGCAAATCTTTGTGATGCGGTCGGCGCTAATTATGATGATGTAAGAAAAGGAATGGGGACTGATTCAAGAATCGGTCGTCAGTTTTTATATGCAGGAATTGGATATGGTGGATCTTGTTTTCCAAAAGATGTAAGAGCTCTTCTTCGCACTGCAGAAGAAGTAAATGCTCCTATGCACATCATTCAATCAGTGGAAGATGTAAACGAAAAACAAAAAACTCGTTTGACCGATAAAATTTTTGAACATTTCAAATCAACAGATATGAAAGGGAAAACATTTGGAATCTGGGGATTGTCTTTTAAACCAGGAACAGATGATATGCGAGAAGCACCGTCAATTCCTTTGATTTATGAATTACATAAAAACGGAGCAAAGTTACAAGTATTTGATCCTGCTTCCATGGAAACTTCAAAGTATTATTTTGATGGAAAGGTAGAATACAAGAAAGATGCGTATTCCACTCTTCAAGGTGCAGATGCAATGTTGCTTCTGACAGAATGGAGAGAGTTTAGAGAACCTGATTTTAATAAAATCAAGAGCCTTCTAAAAAACCCTTTAATTTTTGATGGAAGAAATCAATACAAACCAACTCTTATGAACGAGTTAGGGTTTACCTATTATTCTATCGGGAACAGATAA
- a CDS encoding thioredoxin fold domain-containing protein — protein sequence MVRKILSLFLLLLTSSLFSESPWGGSIQKGFETAKQDKKFIIVDVFADWCTYCLVLEKEIFPDPDVSKVLDNFVKVRLDGEEFPNLRKKYNIEGYPTILFLDGDGNYVTKIAGLATKEDILNISRRILQEPNIESYLKTELRRNVNSPDIHFRLGLLYFQTKDFEKAEVQFTEAVQKSKTLPILKENAHFNLNLVRSVHGPKESAVKSWKEFLETYPTSGRKTTAKLYYGLTLKDAGESKLAKAVLLEIKPQLTTDSDKSMCNEALSEIERGF from the coding sequence ATGGTTCGTAAGATTCTTTCCCTTTTCCTACTTCTACTCACAAGTTCCTTATTTTCCGAATCCCCATGGGGAGGATCCATCCAAAAGGGATTCGAAACAGCAAAACAGGACAAAAAATTTATCATTGTGGATGTATTTGCTGATTGGTGCACCTATTGTTTGGTTTTAGAAAAAGAAATTTTTCCAGACCCAGATGTTAGCAAAGTATTAGATAACTTCGTAAAAGTTCGGTTAGATGGAGAAGAATTCCCTAACCTACGAAAAAAATACAATATTGAAGGATACCCTACCATCTTATTTCTTGATGGGGACGGGAACTATGTGACAAAAATTGCAGGACTCGCCACCAAAGAAGATATTTTAAATATATCTAGAAGAATCCTACAAGAACCAAATATTGAGTCTTATCTCAAAACAGAACTTAGACGGAACGTAAATAGTCCCGACATTCATTTTCGATTGGGTTTATTGTATTTTCAAACCAAAGATTTTGAGAAAGCAGAAGTGCAGTTCACGGAAGCTGTCCAAAAATCCAAAACCTTACCTATCCTCAAAGAAAATGCACATTTCAACTTAAACTTAGTGAGATCTGTCCATGGTCCAAAAGAATCTGCAGTAAAATCTTGGAAAGAATTTCTAGAAACATATCCAACTTCTGGCCGCAAAACTACCGCTAAACTATATTATGGATTAACTTTAAAGGATGCAGGTGAGTCAAAACTCGCAAAAGCAGTCTTATTGGAAATTAAACCGCAATTGACGACTGACTCGGATAAATCTATGTGTAATGAAGCTTTGTCTGAAATAGAAAGAGGATTTTAG
- the hisE gene encoding phosphoribosyl-ATP diphosphatase — MEFLLKLEELLRKRKEELPEKSYTAELFRDGVDRILKKIGEEAGEVIIAAKNPNEKELIHEIADLVFHLEVLMVEKGISLSTIAKELEKRHS, encoded by the coding sequence ATGGAATTTTTACTGAAATTGGAAGAACTACTCCGCAAACGTAAGGAAGAATTGCCTGAGAAGTCTTATACCGCTGAACTTTTCCGCGATGGTGTTGACCGCATCCTTAAAAAAATTGGCGAGGAAGCAGGGGAAGTGATCATCGCTGCAAAAAATCCCAACGAAAAAGAATTAATTCACGAAATTGCTGATTTGGTTTTTCACTTGGAAGTTCTCATGGTGGAAAAAGGAATTAGTTTATCTACCATAGCAAAAGAATTGGAAAAACGCCACAGTTAG
- the lpxK gene encoding tetraacyldisaccharide 4'-kinase: MKIFLYLFYPFSLLYRFLFWWQQRGTPSFRLPKVLVISVGNITLGGTGKTPFVQYLVKFFKEVYPSYAITILSRGYKAEKSNEGAILTNGLTPKLFGDEPSQHKEMFPDIQVIIGRNRKNAFLLYNQIQSQKHIVILDDGFQHKALHRDFDFVLLDANSPFGNGFTIPLGFLREPVSHIKRTNAILFTKITSKNKNGLEKYHSDLKKLDPSIPIFSSQFESSVSEVQFQQGLTLKPFLPKLNSKYFLVTGVGNPKHVYETAKSTLLSESIRTKFFPDHFEFNEDVLFSLANEILNDEIFVTTEKDWIKMRTNIGFLKELQKKNIIVLILLIQVSVNEEKELKSMLVGLVSTYESKIDPALET; this comes from the coding sequence ATGAAGATATTCTTATATTTGTTTTACCCTTTTAGTTTGCTCTACCGTTTTTTATTTTGGTGGCAACAAAGGGGGACTCCCTCTTTCCGTTTACCAAAAGTTTTAGTCATTAGTGTAGGAAACATCACTTTAGGAGGAACTGGTAAAACTCCCTTCGTTCAATACTTAGTTAAATTTTTTAAAGAAGTTTATCCAAGTTATGCGATTACAATTTTGTCTCGTGGATATAAGGCGGAAAAAAGTAATGAAGGGGCAATTCTTACAAACGGACTTACTCCCAAGTTATTTGGTGATGAACCTAGCCAACATAAAGAAATGTTTCCCGATATACAGGTGATCATCGGGAGAAATAGGAAAAATGCATTTCTTTTGTATAATCAAATCCAGTCGCAGAAACATATTGTGATTCTTGATGATGGTTTTCAACATAAAGCATTACATAGAGATTTTGATTTTGTTTTGTTGGATGCCAATTCGCCTTTTGGTAATGGGTTTACTATCCCTTTGGGTTTTTTAAGAGAACCTGTCAGTCATATAAAAAGGACAAATGCGATTCTTTTTACTAAGATAACTTCTAAAAACAAAAATGGTTTGGAAAAATATCATTCTGATTTAAAGAAATTAGATCCATCGATTCCGATTTTTTCTTCTCAATTTGAATCTTCAGTTTCGGAAGTTCAGTTTCAACAAGGTTTAACATTAAAACCTTTTTTACCGAAATTGAATTCTAAATACTTTTTGGTGACTGGTGTTGGAAATCCAAAACACGTTTATGAAACAGCAAAATCCACCTTGTTATCGGAATCCATTCGAACTAAATTTTTCCCAGATCATTTTGAATTTAACGAAGATGTATTGTTTTCTTTGGCGAATGAAATTTTGAATGATGAAATTTTTGTGACCACTGAAAAAGATTGGATCAAAATGCGAACCAACATTGGTTTTTTAAAAGAACTTCAGAAGAAAAATATTATAGTGCTAATACTTTTGATTCAGGTTTCTGTTAATGAGGAGAAAGAACTCAAGTCTATGTTAGTTGGTCTCGTTTCCACATACGAATCAAAAATCGATCCGGCTTTAGAGACTTAA
- the mnmC gene encoding FAD-dependent 5-carboxymethylaminomethyl-2-thiouridine(34) oxidoreductase MnmC, producing the protein MNDRKKTAVVVGAGIAGVSICFALKKRNIQTILIDSDFGPAQHASGNPIGVVYPFLTKHKTAESEFSLSSFIYFLSIWENYHLEQKVPHVDGIYYLMDTEGTYDRYSHSIISHQIPNNIARESVEPTSGTKALFFPQGKSLSPVDLTKQILTITNPDTKYNCKLLKWEESNENSKILCQTTDEKIECDYLFLSQGYQFSEDPHLDWLPLKKVRGQILKIPEQNPTNTYGILYGDYLTPAIQGIQVLGATFDEFKLESEPRSEESEMMWKDLYQKLPNLTSQWNPQNPSLFPTRVSYRTQSQDRSPVIGRLPNISKMDVSIKYQNLLKKGGKKIEIPYFENVGILNGLGSRGLTHSLYAAEILVSSMVNEPNIVSEKIFKSLKPDRFLIRMWKRDQLT; encoded by the coding sequence ATGAATGATCGAAAAAAAACCGCCGTTGTTGTGGGCGCAGGAATTGCTGGTGTTAGCATTTGTTTTGCTCTAAAAAAAAGAAATATCCAAACCATTTTAATTGATTCCGACTTTGGGCCTGCCCAACATGCAAGTGGAAATCCTATTGGTGTTGTGTATCCATTTCTCACCAAACACAAAACAGCTGAATCTGAATTTTCCTTATCATCTTTTATATATTTTTTATCCATTTGGGAAAACTATCACCTAGAACAAAAAGTTCCCCATGTGGACGGAATCTATTACCTCATGGATACAGAAGGAACATACGATCGTTATTCGCATTCTATTATTTCGCATCAAATTCCAAATAATATAGCAAGAGAAAGTGTAGAACCAACTTCTGGAACCAAAGCCCTCTTCTTTCCACAAGGAAAATCTCTATCACCTGTAGACCTTACGAAACAAATTTTGACCATTACAAATCCAGATACTAAGTACAATTGTAAGTTGTTAAAATGGGAAGAGTCGAATGAAAACTCAAAAATTCTCTGTCAAACAACTGATGAAAAAATTGAATGTGATTACCTTTTTTTAAGCCAAGGATACCAATTTTCAGAGGACCCACATTTGGATTGGCTGCCACTAAAGAAAGTTAGGGGCCAAATCTTAAAAATTCCAGAACAAAACCCGACAAATACTTACGGGATTTTATATGGTGATTATCTCACTCCAGCAATTCAAGGAATCCAAGTTTTAGGTGCAACGTTTGATGAATTCAAACTCGAAAGTGAACCAAGGTCAGAAGAATCCGAAATGATGTGGAAGGACTTATACCAAAAACTACCGAACCTCACTTCGCAGTGGAATCCTCAAAATCCAAGTTTATTCCCAACTAGAGTCAGTTACAGAACCCAATCACAAGACCGTAGTCCAGTCATCGGAAGGTTACCCAATATTTCGAAAATGGATGTTTCCATTAAATACCAAAATCTACTGAAAAAAGGGGGGAAAAAAATAGAAATTCCTTACTTTGAAAATGTTGGAATCCTCAATGGACTTGGTTCGAGAGGACTCACCCACTCTTTATACGCGGCAGAGATTTTGGTTTCATCCATGGTCAACGAACCGAATATTGTGTCTGAAAAAATTTTTAAGTCTCTAAAGCCGGATCGATTTTTGATTCGTATGTGGAAACGAGACCAACTAACATAG
- the mnmD gene encoding tRNA (5-methylaminomethyl-2-thiouridine)(34)-methyltransferase MnmD, which yields MLNSPSDQSQNTIEFKEGVPVSKLFDDVYFSKQGGWEESLYVFFNGNDVGTKISESNQSVYRIGELGFGSGLNLFVTLESWNSLQNPNSMEFISLEGYPLNTDILLTLNKSYPNQTLWFEELLTSYEIAKFTWGKDETKNLWTYTWVHQTNKSQFTVNVYFGDIQICLPRFPMINSWYLDGFSPGKNPEMWSPEVLRLIRNKSIAGTSLATFSSAGFLRRNLTELGFVIEKKKGFGRKREMISGLLK from the coding sequence ATGTTGAATTCCCCTTCCGACCAATCGCAAAATACAATCGAATTCAAAGAGGGAGTCCCTGTTTCGAAGTTATTTGATGATGTGTATTTTTCGAAACAAGGTGGATGGGAAGAGTCTCTATATGTTTTTTTTAACGGAAATGATGTTGGAACAAAAATCAGCGAGAGTAACCAATCTGTTTATCGGATTGGGGAACTCGGGTTTGGTTCTGGTCTCAATTTATTCGTTACCTTAGAAAGTTGGAATTCACTCCAAAACCCAAACTCAATGGAGTTTATTAGCCTAGAAGGTTACCCATTAAATACTGACATACTCTTAACACTAAACAAAAGTTATCCGAATCAAACATTGTGGTTTGAAGAACTTCTCACTTCTTATGAAATAGCAAAATTTACCTGGGGAAAAGATGAAACAAAAAACCTCTGGACTTATACTTGGGTTCATCAAACAAACAAAAGTCAATTTACTGTAAATGTTTATTTCGGAGACATCCAAATTTGCCTTCCCCGTTTTCCCATGATCAATTCCTGGTATTTGGATGGGTTTTCACCAGGAAAAAATCCAGAGATGTGGTCACCTGAAGTTCTGCGTTTAATAAGAAACAAGTCCATCGCGGGAACTAGTTTGGCAACTTTTTCATCTGCAGGTTTTTTACGAAGAAATCTCACCGAACTAGGGTTTGTTATCGAAAAGAAAAAAGGATTTGGAAGGAAACGGGAAATGATTTCCGGATTGTTAAAATAA